In Neoarius graeffei isolate fNeoGra1 chromosome 15, fNeoGra1.pri, whole genome shotgun sequence, a single genomic region encodes these proteins:
- the LOC132898935 gene encoding zinc finger BED domain-containing protein 4-like — protein MQAMGNQEEDEGGSSTKLSGFNEETTAPNESPPCKKKALDALFGDSFTQRERKSTSETARAEVIRYRAKDALPLTENAMKWWRSQEKELPLLSTLAKRYLRIPGTSVPAQRVFSAAGDIVNAQRSVLRPDHVDQLIFLKKKSVRSFKSRW, from the exons ATGCAAGCAATGGGAAATCAGGAGGAAGACGAGGGCGGCTCAAGCACAAAGCTGTCAGGATTCAATGAAGAGACCACAG CTCCAAATGAGTCACCTCCTTGTAAGAAGAAAGCCTTAGATGCACTGTTTGGCGATTCCTTCACCCAAAGAGAAAGAAAATCCACAAGCGAGACAGCCAGAGCAGAGGTGATAAGGTACCGAGCAAAAGATGCGTTGCCTTTGACTGAAAATGCCATGAAGTGGTGGAGATCTCAGGAGAAAGAGCTACCTCTACTTTCAACCCTTGCTAAACGGTACCTGCGTATTCCAGGCACCAGTGTGCCAGCACAGCGAGTTTTTAGTGCTGCTGGCGACATCGTGAATGCGCAGAGGAGTGTTCTGCGGCCAGATCATGTTGATCAGTTaatctttttgaaaaaaaaatctgtacgtTCATTTAAGAGTCGTTGGTAA